In Candidatus Defluviibacterium haderslevense, the following are encoded in one genomic region:
- a CDS encoding gliding motility-associated C-terminal domain-containing protein — translation MRFNRIIYIIFLFHISRSTCISQCVGLDADAGPDLFTCDPNIMVQLNGSVQGTYKKFMWAPSVGLSNAQVLDPMVTLKTPGIYKFKLIAEGLSSNNLVVNGDFESRNTGFTSGYIYGFPGFFGYGYYGVGTNPNLYWSGFTSCGDHTTGSSNMLIVDGSQTAGTNVWCQTIPVTIGKTYQFEFYVQSIYPPSPCQLNMTMNGVSFGNITGGAVCDWLKFEGCFTATSASAKICISEMSGVASGNDFAIDDIALYEKCIDEDEVIVEIVDLKAVLNIPIRPKCSSEVFDLAGIGSSTGPKIRYEWSTDIGKIISQNGFNAKAKGSGTYTLKVIYTNGTVICEKEVSVDYMAPDELFGELKGLGISNCRLDTIQLDANVLTGSGDYTYRWSPDSLILIGQNTDHVKVIQSGTYNVTVTDKTTGCELILDYEVIQDTLHPIASVQGDTLIDCTKNAVALNSLLTDTSRYQVIWTKPDQTQVKDSVKIKSNLSGKYTLTVIDKKNYCQDTRDWNVTVDSLFPQIDLGTDLVIDCKNNGVNIIPTETSQTGMFGYYWNLPSGALRKETNLLDKMSVQSGQVILKVINEKNGCASSDTLEIKDVRQLPIIDAGVNDLLTCKINSFNLQGSGPTNANTIIQWTTNGGNITSNPKSYTPIINKSGWYIMTVTDTSNSCSSLDSVFIDENRIAPVAQLGPDLVFKCSDTLITINANGSSQGNNIQYNWTSINGAIKKGQGTQQIEVSSSGDYKLEVIDTINGCRDTASIKVTPDQNSPIASISKPDTLTCKVIEITLNAMAQSQSGNSLSYQWKGSGGAIQNPTTLNPKVTQPGTYTLYVLDQVNGCSTQVVTNVFLDNVVPISNAGKDELLNCKITQIDLDASQLTAKHGMNFQWSTTNGSIISNPNQSKINIQSPGMYIIEVTDSYTGCLSTDTVEVKSDVQKPIANISNSDTLNCRNSTVQINGVGSSIGTRMQYKWSSTNGNILSDPKQLIIDVDRAGMYIIEVLDSVNGCVSYDTIQVIENKLKPNITIDNPKLLTCKTLSTDLSAQLSNVSPNHTIQWYTNNGQIVSGQNTLNPKVNLKGIYFIKIINTENGCESIDSVTVSQNTNYPTQVNAEVIQPKCPNESGALQINGIIGGEPPLSYYVDSKINANTFITGLVAGKHALKIVDANGCELDYDFDIVTTTPISVDLIPSVKINEGESYNIIPVYSIPDDSIQSVNWSPSIHLSCSDCLYPKVNGLNTTTTYVVTYTNKNGCSASDQITISVIKKGIWIPNVFSPNGDQVNDHFYPVLSDDSYKEIKSMSIYNRWGERIFLKEHFQPNNTLEGWDGTSRGLKLNPDVFIYSIEVLWNSGETEKFHGDVTLIK, via the coding sequence ATGCGGTTTAATAGAATTATTTATATCATTTTCTTATTTCATATATCAAGGTCAACATGTATTAGTCAATGTGTTGGATTAGATGCTGACGCAGGTCCAGATTTATTTACTTGCGATCCTAATATAATGGTTCAATTAAATGGGTCTGTTCAAGGAACTTATAAGAAATTTATGTGGGCCCCTTCAGTAGGATTAAGTAATGCCCAAGTTCTTGATCCAATGGTTACACTGAAAACTCCGGGCATATATAAATTTAAATTAATCGCTGAAGGTCTTTCTTCTAATAATTTAGTGGTTAATGGTGATTTTGAATCTCGTAATACAGGTTTTACATCAGGATATATTTATGGATTTCCTGGTTTTTTTGGATATGGTTATTATGGGGTAGGAACGAATCCTAATTTATATTGGAGTGGCTTTACTTCTTGTGGAGATCACACAACGGGAAGTAGTAATATGTTGATAGTAGATGGTTCTCAAACTGCCGGCACTAATGTTTGGTGCCAAACAATTCCTGTAACCATTGGTAAGACCTATCAATTTGAGTTTTATGTTCAGAGTATATATCCGCCTTCACCTTGTCAATTAAATATGACTATGAATGGGGTCAGTTTTGGAAATATTACTGGTGGTGCAGTTTGTGATTGGTTGAAATTTGAAGGATGTTTTACAGCAACAAGTGCTAGTGCTAAAATTTGTATCAGTGAAATGTCTGGTGTTGCCTCCGGTAATGACTTTGCAATCGATGATATCGCATTGTATGAAAAATGTATAGACGAAGATGAAGTGATTGTCGAGATTGTAGATTTAAAAGCTGTGCTTAATATTCCTATACGACCGAAGTGTTCATCGGAAGTATTCGATCTTGCAGGAATTGGATCCAGTACTGGTCCTAAAATCAGATATGAATGGTCTACTGATATTGGAAAAATCATATCGCAAAATGGGTTTAATGCCAAGGCAAAAGGATCAGGAACTTACACTTTAAAAGTGATCTACACCAATGGAACAGTAATATGTGAGAAAGAAGTAAGTGTGGATTATATGGCACCGGATGAATTGTTTGGCGAATTGAAAGGTTTGGGCATTTCAAATTGTCGATTGGATACCATACAATTGGATGCGAATGTGTTAACAGGAAGCGGAGATTATACCTATCGATGGAGTCCCGATTCATTAATCCTAATAGGTCAAAATACAGATCACGTAAAAGTAATCCAATCGGGTACCTATAACGTAACAGTTACTGATAAAACCACAGGATGCGAATTGATACTGGATTATGAAGTCATTCAAGATACCTTGCATCCAATAGCAAGTGTACAGGGCGATACCTTAATCGATTGCACAAAGAATGCAGTAGCCTTAAATTCCTTATTAACAGATACTTCCAGATACCAAGTCATATGGACTAAACCAGATCAAACACAAGTAAAAGATTCTGTAAAAATCAAAAGTAATTTATCTGGAAAATATACACTTACAGTAATTGATAAAAAGAATTATTGTCAGGATACCAGGGACTGGAATGTTACAGTAGACTCATTGTTTCCACAAATAGATTTGGGAACTGACTTAGTTATTGACTGTAAAAATAATGGTGTAAATATTATACCTACAGAAACATCCCAGACAGGAATGTTTGGATACTATTGGAATCTACCATCGGGGGCATTAAGGAAAGAGACTAATTTGCTTGATAAAATGAGTGTTCAATCAGGTCAGGTAATACTCAAAGTGATTAATGAAAAAAACGGATGTGCTAGCTCAGATACTTTAGAGATTAAGGATGTAAGACAATTGCCAATCATAGATGCAGGAGTGAATGATTTATTGACATGCAAAATCAATTCCTTCAATCTACAAGGAAGTGGACCAACAAATGCAAATACCATAATTCAGTGGACAACAAATGGAGGCAATATAACATCGAATCCAAAGAGTTATACACCCATCATAAATAAATCAGGTTGGTATATCATGACAGTGACCGATACCAGTAATTCCTGTAGTAGTTTGGATTCAGTATTTATAGATGAAAACAGAATTGCACCAGTAGCACAATTAGGCCCGGATTTAGTATTCAAATGTTCAGATACATTAATTACTATAAATGCAAATGGATCAAGTCAAGGAAACAATATACAATACAATTGGACGAGTATAAATGGAGCGATCAAAAAAGGTCAGGGAACCCAACAAATTGAAGTATCATCATCAGGAGATTACAAATTGGAAGTCATAGACACAATCAATGGATGCAGAGATACAGCCTCCATCAAAGTAACACCGGATCAAAACAGTCCGATAGCAAGTATTAGTAAGCCTGATACATTGACATGTAAAGTGATAGAGATAACATTAAACGCAATGGCCCAATCACAAAGTGGTAATTCATTAAGTTATCAGTGGAAGGGTAGTGGTGGCGCAATACAAAATCCCACTACATTGAATCCAAAAGTTACGCAACCAGGAACCTATACGTTGTATGTGTTAGATCAAGTGAATGGATGCAGTACACAAGTAGTAACTAATGTATTTTTGGATAATGTAGTGCCTATATCAAATGCAGGAAAAGATGAACTATTGAATTGTAAAATCACACAAATCGATTTGGATGCATCGCAGTTGACAGCAAAGCATGGAATGAACTTCCAATGGTCGACAACTAATGGAAGTATAATAAGTAATCCAAATCAATCAAAAATAAATATACAATCACCGGGAATGTACATCATAGAAGTAACAGATTCTTATACAGGATGCTTGTCTACTGATACTGTTGAAGTCAAATCCGATGTACAAAAACCAATAGCGAATATCAGTAATTCAGATACTTTGAATTGTCGAAATTCAACAGTCCAAATAAATGGAGTTGGATCAAGTATTGGAACTAGGATGCAATATAAATGGTCCAGTACTAATGGAAATATTCTATCAGACCCAAAACAATTAATCATTGATGTAGATCGAGCAGGAATGTATATCATAGAAGTTTTAGATAGTGTTAATGGTTGTGTGTCGTATGATACGATCCAAGTTATAGAAAATAAATTGAAACCCAATATCACAATCGATAATCCAAAATTATTAACGTGCAAAACATTAAGTACAGATCTATCGGCACAATTGAGTAATGTAAGTCCAAATCACACCATACAATGGTATACAAATAATGGACAAATTGTTAGCGGGCAAAACACCCTAAATCCTAAAGTAAATCTCAAGGGAATCTATTTTATAAAAATAATAAATACAGAAAATGGATGTGAGTCTATAGATTCCGTCACAGTAAGTCAAAATACAAATTACCCAACGCAAGTTAATGCAGAAGTGATTCAGCCTAAATGTCCGAATGAATCAGGAGCGTTGCAGATCAATGGTATCATTGGAGGCGAACCACCATTGAGTTATTATGTAGATTCAAAAATAAATGCCAATACATTTATAACCGGTCTTGTAGCAGGAAAACATGCATTAAAAATAGTAGATGCCAACGGTTGTGAATTGGACTATGATTTTGATATAGTAACGACCACTCCTATATCAGTAGATTTGATACCTAGTGTAAAAATAAATGAGGGTGAAAGTTATAACATCATTCCTGTGTATTCCATTCCAGATGATTCGATCCAATCTGTGAATTGGTCACCATCGATACACTTATCATGTTCAGATTGTTTATATCCGAAAGTTAATGGATTGAATACGACCACAACATATGTAGTTACTTACACCAACAAAAATGGATGCTCTGCATCGGATCAAATCACCATAAGTGTGATTAAAAAAGGGATCTGGATACCGAATGTATTTAGTCCTAATGGGGATCAGGTGAACGATCATTTTTATCCGGTATTATCAGATGATTCTTATAAAGAAATAAAAAGCATGTCTATATATAATCGTTGGGGAGAACGAATATTTCTAAAAGAACATTTCCAACCGAATAATACTTTGGAAGGGTGGGATGGAACCAGTAGAGGCCTTAAATTGAATCCGGATGTGTTTATTTATTCTATAGAGGTACTTTGGAATTCAGGTGAGACTGAAAAATTTCATGGGGATGTTACTTTAATAAAGTAG
- a CDS encoding gliding motility-associated C-terminal domain-containing protein, with product MIKGRAIILALFFIFLLDENPVVSQCVGLDADAGVDMFTCDPNLPVQLNGSVRGTAIRNYWTPMNGVSDPYILDPVVTFKTPGIYKFKLTSEGLNAKNLVVNGDFESGNSGFSSNYSFFKLPGWIPTGAYGIDNDPAPYYVPEFVSCSDHTTGSGRMMILNGSMVGGLNFWCQIIIVKPNTDYYFESFFTSIYPEDPSTIRISFNGNPIHTVQLETNTCDWMQYATYWNSGAATTLTICMQDMNVIGWGNDFAMDDISLYEKCIDEDEVSIEVVDLKAVLDIPNPPKCSSQPFDLKGIGSSVGPKIKYEWSSLGGKILFNNGISAQGLGSGIYILKVIYSNGLTYCEKEESIDYMSPYVLAGKVFGDSLSNCRLDTIQLDAKVLTGNGDYTYRWSPDSLILLGQNTERIRVVQPGTYTVTVTDKTTGCELLLDYEVKQDTLHPIASVQGDTLIDCTKNAVALNSLLTDTSRYQLIWTKPDQTQIKDSVKIKSNLSGKYTLTVIDKKNYCQDTRDWNVKVDSLFPQIDLGTDLVIDCKNNGVNIIPTETSQTGMFGYYWNLPSGALGKETNLLDKMSVQSGQVILKVINEQNGCASSDTLEIKDVRQLPIIDAGVNDLLTCKINSINLQGSGPTNANTIIQWSTNGGNITSNPNSYTPIINKSGWYIMTVTDTSNSCSSLDSVFIDENRIAPVAQLGPDLVFKCSDTLITINASGSSQGSNIQYNWTSINGTIKQGQGTQKIEVSSSGDYKLEVIDTINGCRDTAYIKVTPDQNSPIASISKPDTLTCKVIEITLNAMAQSQSGNALSYQWKGSGGVIQNPTTLNPKVNQPGTYILEVFDQVNGCSTQVVTNVILDNEMPMPNAGKDELLNCKVTQINLDASQSTAKHGMNFQWSTTNGSIISNPNQSKINIQSPGMYIIEVTDSYTGCLSTDTVEVKSDVQKPIANILNSDTVNCRNATVQINGVGSSIGTRMQYQWSSTNGNILSDPKQLIIDVDRAGMYIIEVLDSVNGCVSYDTTQVFEDKLKPNIRIDNPKLLTCKTLSTDLSSQLSNLSPNHTIQWYTNNGQIVSGPNTLNPKVNLKGIYFIKIINTENGCETIDSVTVSQNTNYPTQVNADVIQPKCPNESGALQINGIIGGEPPLSYNVDSKINANTFITGLGAGKHALKIVDVNGCELDYDFDIVTTTPISVDLIPSVKINEGESYDIIPVYSIPDDSIQSVNWSPSIHLTCSDCLYPKVNGLNTTTTYVVTYTNKNGCSASDQITISVIKKGIWIPNVFSPNGDQVNDHFYPVLSDDSYKEIKSMSIYNRWGERIFLKEHFQSNNTLEGWDGTNRGIKLNPDVFIYAIEVIWNSGESEKFEGDFTLIK from the coding sequence ATGATTAAAGGGAGAGCAATTATCCTAGCGTTATTTTTTATTTTTTTGTTGGATGAAAATCCTGTTGTCTCGCAATGTGTTGGGCTAGATGCTGATGCAGGTGTTGACATGTTTACTTGCGATCCGAATTTACCGGTACAACTCAATGGCTCAGTTAGGGGCACAGCTATAAGAAACTATTGGACTCCTATGAATGGTGTGAGTGACCCTTATATACTTGATCCAGTTGTTACATTTAAAACACCAGGTATTTATAAATTCAAACTTACTTCTGAAGGGTTGAATGCTAAGAATTTAGTTGTCAATGGCGACTTTGAATCTGGTAATTCAGGATTTTCAAGTAATTATTCGTTTTTTAAATTGCCAGGATGGATTCCAACGGGAGCCTATGGGATTGACAATGATCCGGCACCATATTATGTTCCTGAGTTTGTTTCTTGTAGTGATCATACAACGGGATCTGGTAGAATGATGATTTTAAATGGATCAATGGTCGGAGGACTTAATTTTTGGTGTCAAATAATTATTGTAAAGCCTAACACTGACTATTATTTTGAATCTTTTTTTACCTCTATTTATCCTGAGGATCCCTCCACAATTCGAATTTCATTTAATGGAAATCCTATTCATACTGTTCAATTAGAAACTAATACTTGTGATTGGATGCAATATGCTACCTATTGGAATTCAGGAGCCGCTACAACTCTTACCATTTGTATGCAGGATATGAATGTTATTGGATGGGGAAATGATTTTGCAATGGATGATATTTCTTTGTATGAAAAGTGTATTGATGAAGATGAGGTATCCATCGAAGTTGTTGATTTAAAAGCTGTACTTGATATTCCAAACCCACCTAAATGTTCATCCCAGCCGTTTGACTTAAAAGGGATAGGATCATCTGTTGGACCTAAAATTAAATATGAATGGTCTAGTCTTGGAGGGAAAATTTTATTTAATAATGGAATTTCTGCTCAAGGCCTGGGCTCAGGTATTTACATACTTAAAGTAATTTATTCTAATGGTTTAACTTATTGTGAGAAGGAAGAGAGTATTGACTATATGAGTCCATATGTATTAGCTGGTAAAGTGTTTGGAGACAGTCTTTCAAATTGTCGATTGGATACGATACAATTGGATGCTAAAGTATTAACCGGAAATGGAGATTATACGTATCGATGGAGTCCGGATTCATTAATCCTATTGGGTCAAAATACGGAACGAATAAGAGTAGTTCAACCAGGTACTTATACGGTAACAGTAACTGATAAAACAACAGGTTGCGAATTGTTATTGGATTATGAAGTGAAGCAAGATACCTTGCATCCAATAGCAAGTGTACAGGGCGATACTTTAATCGATTGCACAAAGAATGCAGTGGCTTTAAATTCATTATTAACAGATACTTCCAGATATCAGCTTATTTGGACTAAACCCGATCAAACACAAATTAAAGATTCTGTAAAAATCAAAAGTAATTTATCTGGAAAATATACACTTACAGTAATAGATAAAAAGAATTATTGTCAGGATACCAGGGACTGGAATGTTAAAGTAGATTCCTTGTTTCCACAAATAGATTTGGGAACTGACCTCGTTATAGACTGTAAAAATAATGGTGTAAATATTATACCTACAGAAACATCCCAGACAGGAATGTTTGGATACTATTGGAATCTACCATCGGGGGCATTAGGGAAAGAGACTAATTTGCTTGATAAAATGAGTGTTCAATCAGGTCAGGTAATACTCAAAGTGATTAATGAACAAAACGGATGTGCTAGCTCAGATACTTTAGAGATTAAGGATGTAAGACAATTGCCAATCATAGATGCAGGAGTGAATGATTTATTGACATGCAAAATCAATTCCATCAATCTACAAGGAAGTGGACCAACAAATGCAAATACCATAATTCAGTGGTCAACAAATGGAGGAAATATAACATCGAATCCAAATAGTTATACACCCATCATAAATAAATCAGGTTGGTATATCATGACAGTGACCGATACCAGTAATTCCTGTAGTAGTTTGGATTCAGTATTTATTGATGAAAACAGAATTGCACCAGTAGCACAATTAGGCCCGGATTTAGTATTCAAATGTTCAGATACTTTGATCACGATAAACGCATCAGGATCAAGTCAGGGAAGTAACATCCAATACAACTGGACGAGTATAAACGGAACGATTAAACAAGGTCAGGGGACACAAAAAATTGAAGTATCATCATCAGGAGATTACAAATTGGAAGTCATAGACACAATCAATGGATGTAGAGATACAGCTTACATCAAAGTGACACCGGATCAAAACAGTCCGATAGCCAGTATTAGTAAACCAGATACCTTGACGTGTAAAGTGATAGAGATTACATTAAATGCAATGGCCCAATCACAAAGCGGCAACGCATTAAGTTATCAGTGGAAGGGTAGTGGTGGCGTAATACAAAATCCAACAACATTAAATCCTAAAGTAAACCAACCAGGAACGTATATCCTGGAAGTATTCGATCAGGTCAATGGATGTAGTACGCAGGTAGTGACTAATGTGATTTTGGATAATGAAATGCCCATGCCTAATGCAGGAAAAGATGAACTGTTGAATTGTAAGGTGACCCAAATCAATTTAGATGCATCGCAGTCCACAGCAAAGCATGGAATGAACTTCCAATGGTCGACAACTAATGGAAGTATAATAAGTAATCCAAATCAATCAAAAATAAATATACAATCACCGGGAATGTACATCATAGAAGTAACAGATTCTTATACAGGATGCTTGTCTACGGATACTGTTGAAGTCAAATCCGATGTACAAAAGCCAATAGCGAATATCTTAAATTCAGATACTGTGAATTGTCGAAATGCAACAGTCCAAATAAATGGAGTTGGATCAAGTATTGGAACCAGGATGCAATATCAATGGTCCAGTACTAATGGAAATATTCTATCAGACCCAAAACAATTAATCATTGATGTAGATCGAGCAGGAATGTATATTATTGAAGTATTGGATAGCGTAAATGGATGTGTATCTTATGATACCACACAAGTCTTCGAAGATAAATTGAAGCCCAATATTAGAATCGATAATCCAAAATTATTAACTTGCAAAACATTAAGTACAGATCTATCGTCCCAATTGAGTAATTTAAGTCCAAATCACACCATACAATGGTATACGAATAATGGACAAATTGTTAGTGGACCAAACACCCTAAATCCTAAAGTAAATCTCAAGGGAATCTATTTTATAAAAATAATAAATACAGAAAATGGATGTGAGACAATAGATTCCGTAACTGTAAGTCAAAATACAAATTACCCAACACAAGTTAATGCAGATGTGATTCAGCCTAAATGTCCGAATGAATCGGGAGCGCTGCAGATCAATGGTATCATTGGAGGCGAACCACCATTGAGTTATAATGTAGATTCAAAAATAAATGCCAATACATTTATAACCGGTCTTGGAGCAGGAAAACATGCATTGAAAATTGTAGATGTCAATGGCTGTGAATTGGATTACGATTTTGATATAGTAACGACCACTCCTATATCAGTAGATTTGATTCCAAGTGTAAAAATAAATGAAGGTGAAAGCTATGACATCATCCCAGTGTATTCAATACCAGATGATTCAATCCAATCTGTGAATTGGTCACCTTCGATACACTTAACATGTTCAGATTGTTTGTATCCAAAAGTCAATGGATTGAATACGACCACAACGTATGTAGTGACGTATACAAACAAAAATGGATGCTCTGCATCGGATCAAATCACTATAAGTGTCATCAAAAAAGGAATCTGGATACCGAATGTATTTAGTCCTAATGGGGATCAGGTGAACGATCATTTTTATCCGGTATTATCAGATGATTCTTATAAAGAAATAAAAAGCATGTCGATATATAATCGTTGGGGAGAACGGATATTTCTTAAAGAACATTTCCAATCGAATAATACTTTGGAAGGATGGGATGGCACAAATAGAGGAATCAAACTTAATCCAGATGTATTCATTTATGCTATCGAAGTAATTTGGAATTCCGGAGAAAGTGAAAAATTTGAAGGTGATTTTACACTAATAAAGTAA